The Apostichopus japonicus isolate 1M-3 chromosome 20, ASM3797524v1, whole genome shotgun sequence nucleotide sequence CTGCAAAGCAGAAGTCATTAAtcagtataaatcacagagaaatggccaattttgagaccatttgcgATAAtctgttgaccccttgagccaAGTTTtgcaccatttgagataacatgttaacaccttgaagctcagagggtgaaacCTGATAACAACCATTTAAGTGCAAGACTATCAACTCTTTGAAGCatatttcatttcctggatgactgtatgTTTTGCAGAAGACCTACAGAGCCCATTCACAATACAAAACTGAACTGTATTTGACCAAGCAATGTTCACCAAAGAtaatcatagcattggagaattcacacattaattgtagctttaattttggagtagCATGTtcaaaaggttttcagactttgacacatGTTGACCTCATTCCACCTTTGGCCTCTACTAATTTCAACAGGGTTCTtacactcaccaagctggatctacatactacgtatgaagttcaagaaagatcTACTTCTTGCGTTATTGTGatcacaagattttcagactgaCTTAAATGCTGACTGCAAAAATGACCACTCACCTCCATTTCAaaagggttcttgtacttaACAAGCTGAATCTGCATACCacgtatgaagttcaacaaagatgaatTTTTTGAGTTATTgaaatttacaaagttttcagactttgacctatgttgaccccaaatgaccactGAATTTCACAGAAAGGAATAGGGTCTCGTACTCAATAAgacggatccacataccaagtatgaagtttatCCACTataaactttttgagttacgatatttacaagcaagtgttacatacaaacacactcacacacatgccatcaccattacacagattccttctgcctccagcaaggaatcaataaGAGCCAATTCTTCCCAATCTTTCCATCAGGGACTTAATACACTGGGGACTAATGGGGTACTAATTTGAAAGTCTGGTACATTGTGAATTTTGCTTTTATGAGTTGCATTATTTACCTGACTCTGCTAGGACATTTACAGGAAACACTGGTTGGGATGTGGTCTTGTAGGATATGACAGACCTGTAAAGAGACACAAGATGAGGCGTGTTAATATGCAGAgagtaaatataaaacaataaaataaaaggaaaatttgaaaatgtatgGAGTAACTCATGTCACTCTGAAGCAAAATTATTGTATTGTTAGTACACAGAATCATAGTATTTTTGGACTATTATTATGATAAATGAGTCATGAGTCATAAacctaattttttttctaaaaactGTTCACTGTAGATTACTCCTGGGACAAAGAAAGGATGTACAGGAGCAGATCCAGGGGTAGTGTGTGCGTGTAGGGGGTGGGTGAGTGGTTCCACACACTCCTTTCAACTTGCTTAAATAGAATTAACAGTAGTAACTAACACAACTTTGCATCAAGACCAAATTTATAACCTAACTATGCTTCAGAATGTACCATTTCACATTATAAAAGATTTTTTATTCTGGGGGGAGGGACCCTCAAACTCCCATACATCGGAGTCGGCTTCAAAAAACCAACGGCCAGAGTCAACCCTTTTTAAAAATCTGGATTTGCCCGATGCAACCCCTATTTAAATAAGATGACCCTCACATTTGTTGGAGGCCAGTTCAGGTTTAAATGACATAGTTCAAATATTCAGATTAATCTAAACCTCCTAATCAAAGCAATGATAAGTGCATCATCATTTTTGCAAGAGCGATGCCACCTAATAGACTAAAATATGGTAACTTTACAGTTTTAAGAAACTGATTTCACATTTTAAATCCATCTTAAGgatttgttttgaaacatttcacAACAAGGGCATTTGTAGTGTGTGTCTGTGCTATCCAAGTAAAGTTGGCAGATGTGTTTCGAGTCTTACTTTCAAAATCTAACAGCATTCACTGTGTTTATAAACGCTGTGTTGTTGTTGCTTGAAACCCAAAATTCTAATTTACTCATTCTTGGCGACTAAAAGCTGTAAAAAGAGAAATTGAATACAGAGTATCTGTCAGCACCGAAAGAGGTAATTTAGACTGTCGTGATAGATATCTGTTagttcattttcaaaacaatgtgCAGAGTGAGGCTTTTACAACTGAGACTAAATGACTTCACCTGGCTATTGTTCCACCCCTGTGCATGCAGACTGAAGGTAGGAAGATGCTTAAATTTACCTCAGCCAAGTAATCTTAATAGAACTTCACATGAACCTGACTCATATGCCGAACGAAGAAAAGATGTGACACCCATTTCACATGATTTCAGGGGCGGTGGTGCTTAGTAACCTTACCTGAACCTGTTAAATAGGATTTCACCGGTATCAAACTCATATCCAGAACCGAGGAGGGCCGAGGCTACATTGGATGCATCTTGGAAACTCGGTGTCTTTCTTCCATAGTCATTGATACTGAACATAATTTTGTCACTGAATATTCTGAAAGTTACATGAAAGAAAGAGACCAAAAAATTAGGTTCCAAGTTCTTCACAAACCATCTTTTGTATAGGAAACTGAAAGATATCGCTTTTCATACTATCAAGCCTGTCGTGGGGAGGAGTAAAGAGAGAATATATTCTACGTTTGTCTTGTAACTGTTGAAATATGCCACTCAACCCCAGGTAGACTTGCTACAtttcaacaaaatatataataatgtaataattttcAATGAATGGGTAAACGGAGTGACCAACCTGTTGCTGTGATAGGCACCATTCAAACCAACCAAACAATTTAGTACAGATGACTACACAAATGTATTATCATCCACAGTGGTGGAGcttaggggtattggtcaagggtgtcgagaatggtctgtaggggcgctttcgacactatctaagaggaagccaccacaggttggtgcggagcgtacagaaatttttgagtaaagatactccctagatcgctggaaattaccctttccaggccttgttaATTTGTAGATAAACGAAgcataaataggtgtcatcgccaacaaagtgtgacaaatgtcaataggtagatgagagcgcaataaaaaagtcaataatcgcgaataagtaaaaaatggtaaaaagctgaaaagggcgccagcagtccatctGAGTCCATCAGGGGCAGCATCCGCCCccccgcccccctgactgtatggacgctccgccactgatcatCCACATACCTCTGAAGCTGGGTCCTGGCTTTGTCACCAATAATGATCAGTTTGACATTGCTCTTGTCTTCTTTCTCTAAAATGGAAGCTTTCACAGCTTTGGAGATGTGGCTATGGATACCTCCACAGAGGCCACGATCACTTGAGACTGCAATGATCAGATGGTTTTCTGTTTTCTCCAGGGGAGAAATTTCTGCTACATCGTACAGGgctaaaaggaaaaagaaatacTGACCTAGATATTATCCTGTTCATAATTGAGTTTTGATCACAATCTCTCACAGTTGTAACCACATGAAAGTTTCAAACTCGTTTAATACGTTATCTATCACAGCACTCTTTATCGCAGCACATTCCCTAAATGTAACTGGCAGTCTACCTATTTATCACTACACATAATCATGTAACAGAGAAATCTGAATGTATCACCTATCTACAAACAATCAATTACAACTTTCACTTCCTTTTGTATGTCAAAGCTAATACTTTTGCAGGTATTATCCAGTAACGAAAGGGAATAACGTAGGTTCACATATTGTGTATCAGTTTGGAGGTTTATTTTGGTTCCTATAAAATACTATTTTCAGTGTGGACAAAACTACATATCTTGTTGTTTTTGTCGCAGTTTACTTGTCTTCTGCATAATAATGCTGTTCTATTCTTTTCATACCTGTAGCTCCATTGCCATATTGCCTGACTGGTTTCAGCTCCTTCTCTGCTTTGGCATAGCGGGCGGCTGCTATCATCTTCATGGACTGTGTGATTTTCTGTATGTTCTTAACAGACTTCAGTCTGGTTTGAACTGCAAAACAATAAAGATCATGataatatgtcaccaaaatcAGGCAACATCACAAACTAGGTACAAATGTGCTTTATCATCCAACAAAATAACCTGTGCTTTTGGTTAGACCAATGTGATCCACACTGCATTGAAAAGAGAAAGGAAATTTTGGCTACAACAGGATAAAACCCAGTGATTCCTGCCAGCAGTTCTGGGCTATACCAACAGAGCTATCTGTCCTCTGATGGTGAAGACTCCTATGTAAGTGTACACTTCTTCAGTCAGAAGTCACCGCACCTCTTGTAACCTTAAACCTATAACCAGGGATGACACCCAAGTTACAACCCAGAAAGCATCAATGAAATGTTTCATgacaaaaaaaactttgttacTCTCAAATTTGTATACCTTCCCATATGTTTCCTTTGGTGATTTATTTAATGATATAAACTCAGGCAGAGGTTCAATGTGGAAAACATACATGAAGTTAACTAGTTAACACACAACACACTTTGTGGTAGTGTTACACAATGTTTACAATGTGCTTCCAGAGGCCACTCTATAGTTTCATTCTCATTCTTTTTGGTTGTAACTAGTCTTTAAAATGATCATTTCTAAGAAATGTATACAAATTTTCAACAAGAAAGAAGTGGAAGGAAAAGGCCTTGGTAACTTAAAACTTAATAGATTAATACACTTTATAATTAATATCAGGATATTAATCAGCAAATATTAGTGAAAGTTTGTGAAAAGACTACTTACTTCTTTTTAAGGTTGCCATGGTATCTTCTTTTATCTAGGCCTAGGTGGGATTAAACAGGGAGAAAAAGAAGGATATAGTTCAGAATAGTTTGAACTTATTGCTCCATGAAACATCATAATTCAGGCTAAGCCTAGCACTCAATTTCCATACAATTGTTAGATTTACAAAGTTTCTTCTGTGACAATCTAATGTACCACTACATTCCACTTTGTGCTTTGACTCAACAGTAAAATAACaatgtagcctaggccctattAAACCTTCAGCCAACCACAGAAGTATTTCTGAATGGCACTGGGACATTGATAGACTTGAAAAACagtcatttgtttgtttcccTAATATAGGCTAGGCTAACTACATTTGTTGCATAGCCTATGCCTACCTTGGGCCCTAGGCTACAGATCTGTGCCCCGACTACACTGTTAGACAAATTTTTGTGAATCGACCAAATCGTTAAACCTATAGGTTATCGGTCGGAATCCTAATGTTATACAAAGTTAAGCTGTTTCCATGAGCCACATTAAACATGGTATTAGTCAGACGTTGGCCTATGCTAATGCATTCTGCTTAACACTAGTAATAACAGATTACGTTAGGCTAGTATCGCTGTAGCGATCTAGGCACAAGATTTCCATTTTGACACTGGATCGACGACACAAAATTCACATGTGAGCGATATATTCTTCTACAGATAAACGTCAAGAATGATccaaaaagaaaggaagaaacaatttgtcattttcttttaaatgtgaAATATACCTGAGACTACCCTGCCAATCCTCGTTCTTTACAGCAAGTAGGGATCAAGAGCGCTTGCGTGAAGATGAAGCTTGCTACAAGTCGTTTCTCCAAGCCGTACAAAATGTGAATTGTGAAAGTGA carries:
- the LOC139962162 gene encoding ATP synthase subunit gamma, mitochondrial-like, encoding MATLKRIQTRLKSVKNIQKITQSMKMIAAARYAKAEKELKPVRQYGNGATALYDVAEISPLEKTENHLIIAVSSDRGLCGGIHSHISKAVKASILEKEDKSNVKLIIIGDKARTQLQRIFSDKIMFSINDYGRKTPSFQDASNVASALLGSGYEFDTGEILFNRFRSVISYKTTSQPVFPVNVLAESDKMTIYDDVDSDILRNYSEFQLASILYSTMMESNCSEQSSRMTAMDNATKNAGEMIDKLTLQFNRTRQAVITRELIEIISGAAAL